A region from the Mercenaria mercenaria strain notata chromosome 7, MADL_Memer_1, whole genome shotgun sequence genome encodes:
- the LOC123554562 gene encoding uncharacterized protein LOC123554562 has translation MGDKSKEEFENKENEALRGPDAEKGKRKPSFKRECSSISSREIEKDRRRYNLGIGLFSVLNVLLISLIIITGYYVFSEKKVIVLRDADICVPCEDLRLHPDDKIEGIERRGENKTTCCMKEEEGSDALVGYFIDHWLKKKLATDDRQFIRYECNDEDNLDKSKSKRKPIIKLVGKTEKQTAEHHKLRWDGDSEMAIKSDEGGLTHHKQHGFIEIKKSGLYQVYSQIVLDHDMNSQSQHNAPAIYQHSVVLIEAGTMHDKYAREKIILKTSNSHCASKSNRQTITSYLGGAFQLSEGDKLAVKAHNKTELVPVPHMNFFGVHML, from the exons ATGGGCGATAAATCGAAAGAAGAATTTGAGAATAAAGAAAACGAAGCGTTAAGAGGACCAGACGCCGAAAAGGGTAAGCGTAAGCCATCTTTTAAGAGAGAATGTTCCTCCATTAGCAGCAGAGAAATAGAAAAAGACAGACGAAGATACAATTTAGGGATAGGTCTATTTTCTGTTTTGAACGTTCTCTTGATATCATTGATTATAATCACGGGTTATTACGTCTTCTCTGAGAAGAAAGTTATCGTGTTGCGTGATGCCGACATATGTGTGCCCTGTGAAGACTTGAGACTACATCCGGATGACAAAATAGAGGGAATCGAAAGGCGAggggaaaacaaaacaacatgttGTATGAAGGAAGAAGAGGGATCAGATGCTCTTGTTGGATAC TTCATCGATCACTGGTTAAAGAAGAAACTAGCGACTG ATGACCGACAGTTCATCCGTTACGAGTGTAATGATGAAGACAACTTAGACAAGTCCAAATCGAAACGAAAACCGATCATCAAACTGGTTGGAAAAACGGAAAAACAAACAG ccgaACACCACAAGTTGCGCTGGGATGGTGACTCAGAAATGGCAATTAAATCAGATGAAGGTGGACTTACCCACCACAAACAGCATGGcttcattgaaataaagaaatctgGACTGTACCAAGTATACAGTCAAATAGTCCTAGACCATGATATGAACTCGCAAAGTCAACACAATGCTCCGGCTATCTACCAGCACTCTGTCGTTCTCATAGAAGCTGGGACAATGCATGACAAATATGCCAGAGAGaagattattttgaaaacatcgAACTCGCACTGTGCGAGTAAATCGAATAGACAGACAATTACAAGTTACCTTGGTGGCGCCTTCCAGCTTTCAGAGGGAGATAAACTAGCAGTAAAGGCTCACAACAAAACAGAACTTGTTCCAGTGCCTCATATGAACTTCTTTGGTGTCCATATGCTGTAG